In Patescibacteria group bacterium, the genomic window GCCAAAGTAAAAGATTTCTACTTAGTGGAGGGAGGACATAACGAGATACACATAAACCCGGACAAATTCATAGAGACGATCAATAAAATATTTATTTCGATGGGAGAGTAGTCGCTAATATATTTTTGGTTTTAAATAGGGCAATAAGTGGCAGAAATTGAACAGATTGACAAAATGAACTAGGTTGTTATTATGAAAGTAGAGAAGGAGATCTTTTAAAGCAATTAGGGAGAAATCTCTATTAACATAAAAGATATATTGATAGATACAGTAATTTAACCATATGGGAGGAACTGGCAATGGGAAAGAAATTTATGTTTCTAGTGAGTGATTCGACTTTCAAGAAATCGAGCTACAGCAGGATTATAACCTTCTGTGTCTCTGTCGCTTTAACGCCTGAGGGTGTAGCCGTGAGAGACACCAAAGACCACAGCAAACGCACCCTCTTTTTCACTCGCGGTGAGTGGGAGGCCTTCGTAAAAGGTGTCAAAGGCGGCGAGTTCGATGTATAAGCCTAGAGGCTTATAATAAGGGTAGACTACGGTCTACCCTTATTTAATTACAATTAAAGAAAAAATATCAAATATATATTATAATTAAAA contains:
- a CDS encoding DUF397 domain-containing protein, with product MGKKFMFLVSDSTFKKSSYSRIITFCVSVALTPEGVAVRDTKDHSKRTLFFTRGEWEAFVKGVKGGEFDV